The genomic region CCAAATAAGCTTTTCCACAAGAATTTTGTCAGCATTTTTATTCGCCTTTGAAACCTTGCTTATCCATTCTATTGATATTTCTTTTTGATTTATCATAAACTATAAATTGGCAACAAGTTAATTTTGTTGCCGTAAATTAGTATTAATGTATTTTTTTAGTTCTTCCTTTTTTCCTCTCCTGTCAGCATATCTTAACAACTTACTTTTATTAATAGAGTATTTTGAAAAAGCTTCCTTATAAATGGTTTGCATTTCATTACCTTGATATGCGGAAAAGATAATTTTATCACAAAAAATATCTACTAATATTTTTTCTAAAGAAGAAGTGTTTATTCCATCTACATTTTGTGTAGGAGCTTCAGTTATTAGTGTTTTTACAATTATTAAATTATTGTTCTCAGTTATGTATTTCTCAAAAACATCTTTTGTGGGCTCTAAAAAGACTGAATATTTTTTTTCTTTTAAATAAAGAAATATGGCTTGTGTCGCATCTCTCTCAACTTCTATAAATTGATAGAATTGACTAGCTTGATGTAATGTAAATTCATTTAGAATAGAAGAATTCCAAATACAAAATTCTAAATAAGGAAATTCCTTATTTATTTTTTTGGTTAAAGATTTTTCTTTTGAAGAAATTTCAGGTATAAAGGAATTCATTGCACCAAGAGTAAATATTCCTTTTCCAATTCGATTAAGAATACCTTGCTTTACTAATGTGTATATCCGCCAATTAATAGTTGTTTGACTAATATTGGGCTCATACCCTTTAAAGAAGAAAGCAATATCCTTTGTTTTAAAGCTTTCTTTGTCTTTAAAAAATGTTTTAAATTTTTCGATATGTAATTTGTCTTTAGCGATATTATTCTTGTTTAATTCTGCAAATGTACAAAACTATAATTTGGCAACAAAATTAATTTACTGCCAAT from Bacteroidota bacterium harbors:
- a CDS encoding DUF6577 family protein, which gives rise to MAKDKLHIEKFKTFFKDKESFKTKDIAFFFKGYEPNISQTTINWRIYTLVKQGILNRIGKGIFTLGAMNSFIPEISSKEKSLTKKINKEFPYLEFCIWNSSILNEFTLHQASQFYQFIEVERDATQAIFLYLKEKKYSVFLEPTKDVFEKYITENNNLIIVKTLITEAPTQNVDGINTSSLEKILVDIFCDKIIFSAYQGNEMQTIYKEAFSKYSINKSKLLRYADRRGKKEELKKYINTNLRQQN